The Polyodon spathula isolate WHYD16114869_AA chromosome 23, ASM1765450v1, whole genome shotgun sequence genome has a window encoding:
- the LOC121298089 gene encoding ankyrin repeat and BTB/POZ domain-containing protein 1-like → MDANDLFASCRKGDVSRVRYLVEQRDVELNVRDRWDSTPLYYACLCGHEELVQYLLVNGAKCEANTFDRERCLYGALSDTIRRLLKEYKQITAKGKQRDYYDDFLQRLLEKDRDSDIVFIVHGKTFTAHRCILSARSNYFNEMFETKWKGKSIIALKHPLVNPAAFCSILQYFYTGRLDIDVEYVEDCIRLAKQCKIDDLIEELENKCKKVYEFVSSKPGTCVKVLTLEPPNNFQLQEDLAILADCALPAELRVGFGELPFDRTDNFTNSPDVCFRVEGYDFLCHKAFFCGRSDYFKALLEDHFCESEALQSQPSIPAVTLHNITKDIFIRVMYYIYSDDTELSPENAYDVLCVADMYLLPGLKRLCGKTLAQTLHQDNVVNIWKTARLFRLSRLEDQCTEYMARIIEKLMEMEEFAEAIKEDADAVEARQETDSIPLVDDIRFHITSNVQTYSDIEEANQKLEALEQLLGSIGLDC, encoded by the exons ATGGACgcaaatgatttgtttgcaaGCTGTAGGAAGGGAGACGTTTCAAGAGTTAG GTACCTTGTCGAACAGAGAGATGTGGAACTGAATGTCCGAGACAGATGGGACAGTACCCCATT GTATTATGCATGCTTGTGTGGCCATGAGGAGCTGGTTCAGTATCTGCTGGTGAACG GTGCGAAATGTGAGGCGAACACATTTGACAGAGAACGCTGTTTGTATGGCGCCCTAAGCGATACGATCCGGAGGCTACTGAAGGAGTACAAGCAGATCACCGCCAAGGGAAAGCAGAGGGATTACTATGATGACTTCCTGCAGAG actTCTTGAGAAAGATAGAGACAGTGATATTGTGTTCATCGTCCACGGAAAAACCTTCACCGCTCACCGTTGCATCCTCAGCGCGCGTTCCAACTATTTCAATGAGATGTTTGAAACGAAGTGGAAAGGGAAGAGCATCATCGCCCTGAAACACCCACTG gTAAATCCAGCAGCCTTTTGCTCAATTTTGCAGTACTTTTATACTG GCCGTTTGGACATTGATGTGGAGTATGTTGAGGACTGCATACGACTCGCCAAGCAGTGCAAAATAGATGACCTCATAGAGGAACTGGAGAACAAATGCAAAAAGGTCTATGAATTTG TGTCTTCCAAGCCGGGGACCTGTGTGAAAGTCCTGACGCTGGAACCGCCGAATAATTTCCAGCTCCAGGAGGACCTAGCTATATTAGCGGACTGCGCGTTGCCTGCTGAACTCAGG GTGGGATTTGGGGAGCTGCCCTTTGACCGAACTGACAACTTTACAAACTCCCCTGACGTCTGTTTCAGAGTTGAAGGCTATGACTTCCTGTGTCATAAG GCCTTTTTCTGTGGCCGCAGTGATTATTTCAAGGCGCTGCTGGAGGATCATTTTTGTGAGAGTGAAGCGTTGCAGTCTCAGCCCAGCATCCCTGCAGTGACCCTGCACAACATCACCAAGGACATCTTCATCAGGGTCATGTATTACATCTACAGTGACGACACCGAG CTGTCTCCAGAGAATGCCTATGATGTGCTGTGTGTGGCCGACATGTACCTGTTGCCAGGGCTGAAGAGGCTCTGTGGTAAAACCTTGGCGCAGACCCTCCACCAAGACAATGTTGTCAACATCTGGAAAACAGCCCGACTCTTTCGCCTGTCGCGGCTTGAGGACCAGTGCACTGAGTACATGGCCAGGATCATAGAGAAG CTGATGGAGATGGAGGAGTTTGCAGAGGCGATTAAGGAGGACGCAGATGCAGTGGAAGCACGGCAGGAGACCGACTCTATCCCTCTTGTCGATGACATCCGCTTTCACATCACCAGCAACGTGCAGACCTACAGTGACATCGAGGAGGCCAACCAGAAACTAGAGGCCCTGGAGCAGCTGCTGGGCAGCATCGGACTCGACTGCTGA